The following coding sequences lie in one Sorghum bicolor cultivar BTx623 chromosome 6, Sorghum_bicolor_NCBIv3, whole genome shotgun sequence genomic window:
- the LOC8057615 gene encoding uncharacterized protein LOC8057615, producing the protein MSPGTAKKRLGVGVVASGGFGLGCGCRDAKAVAVAVAAASASPYSAGAATTATETTTTTSTATWRGARTTTTHPSSTASGSLSTGTLTVPSASSSSFPWEDADAEGDGEEVNCKRESSAATVSFSGLLRQLNELEQSVVSWGRKSTSKDYLSPPPPPPPLLPERPAKQRAAHSGGGDSKEGHGNFSPPPPTSFQFQITQQQHRKTKSMDKADRQVEAVHSKQPPPPPPPPPPPLPLPPEQQLKVKSTDDKGVNKKEDTNMLPTPQAPNHRKAKSCDAGPGPGPVRLDGSVGVGVGVAVVKKSDDPLSDFRRSMVNMIVENRIVTGDELRELLRHFLALNAPHHHDAILRAFTEIWDEAFSAKTTAHGRREPAAAAARTTTTTTTPPRPRPTRAPTPPRRRHGPPPRAWR; encoded by the coding sequence ATGAGCCCCGGTACTGCCAAGAAGCGTCTCGGCGTCGGAGTCGTGGCCAGCGGCGGGTTCGGGCTCGGGTGCGGCTGCAGGGACGccaaggccgtggcggtggcggtggcggcggcgtccgCGTCGCCTTACTCTGCCggcgccgccaccaccgccaccgagacgacgacgacgacgtcaaCGGCGACGTGGCGCGgggcgaggacgacgacgacgcaccCGTCGTCGACGGCGTCCGGGTCCCTGTCCACGGGCACGCTCACCGTGCcctccgcgtcgtcgtcgtctttcCCGTGGGAGGACGCGGACGCCGAGGGTGACGGCGAGGAGGTGAACTGCAAGAGGGAGAGCTCGGCGGccacggtgagcttctccggcctGCTGCGCCAGCTCAACGAGCTCGAGCAGAGCGTCGTGTCGTGGGGGCGGAAGAGCACCAGCAAGGATTACTTGTCgccacctccgccgccgccgccgctgttaCCAGAGCGGCCAGCGAAGCAACGAGCGGCAcatagcggcggcggcgacagcaaagaaggtcacggcaacttctccccgccgccgccgacttCTTTCCAGTTTCAGATTAcgcagcagcagcaccggaAGACAAAGAGCATGGACAAAGCAGACAGACAAGTCGAAGCGGTCCACTCCAAGcaaccgccaccgccgccgccacctccacctccaccattgccattgccgcCGGAGCAGCAGCTCAAGGTGAAGAGCACGGACGACAAAGGCGTCAACAAGAAAGAAGACACCAACATGTTACCGACACCGCAGGCCCCGAACCACCGGAAAGCCAAGAGCTGCgacgccggccccggccccggccccgtgAGGCTGGACGGGAgcgtgggcgtgggcgtgggcgtggCGGTGGTGAAGAAGTCCGACGACCCGCTGAGCGACTTCCGGCGGTCCATGGTGAACATGATCGTGGAGAACCGGATCGTGACGGGCGACGAGCTCCGCGAGCTGCTCCGCCACTTCCTGGCGCTGAACGCGCCGCACCACCACGACGCCATCCTCCGGGCCTTCACCGAGATCTGGGACGAGGCGTTCTCCGCCAAGACGACGGCCCACGGCCGCCGcgagcccgccgccgccgccgccaggacgacaacgacgacgacgactccgccgcggccgcggcccacCAGGGCGCCGACGCCACCGcgccgccggcacggcccgCCTCCGCGGGCGTGGCGCTAA